A section of the Triticum dicoccoides isolate Atlit2015 ecotype Zavitan chromosome 7A, WEW_v2.0, whole genome shotgun sequence genome encodes:
- the LOC119327694 gene encoding homeobox protein BEL1 homolog, which produces MMASHEPHYHLLGFSSSSPVTPNPAAMAMAFDHHGVFAPLHEDMPPRFGGADDRSWLPQSSTLSLYDTVGQHELQPFTVAPPSMMPMQQPPFRLNSSRYLGPARELLSEFCNLEGDAMNGGAMMRAPKQDGEVEASACGPWGANPSVSSMDYMALERRKARLLSMMEEVDRCYWRYREKMRATEMSFEAVAGVGAAQVYTKMAMRAMSRHFRCLRDALVGQIRTLKKSMGESRDADGMLVAPGASKGDTPRLRVVDQCLRRQRAFQQYGGGAAIESCPWRPQRGLPERAVAVLRSWLFEHFLHPYPNDVDKHILARQSGLSRSQVSNWFINARVRLWKPMIEEMYAEETIQHDDGGTSSGRGEPAPTDHHNNNLAACTTVTITGDQNCHRLSGRNNPGDCFIPSSQVVDGGKFLHGYPSLRSDSGSGVVSLTLGLQQQQAFASPAMIMQQQSSLMIGAEGEDMVLPYRNLMGSKLPHDFVG; this is translated from the exons ATGATGGCGTCCCATGAACCCCACTACCACCTCCTCGgcttctcctcctcgtcgccggtgaCTCCTAACCCTGCCGCCATGGCCATGGCCTTCGACCACCACGGCGTCTTCGCCCCACTCCACGAGGACATGCCTCCGCGATTCGGAGGTGCCGATGACAGGTCATGGCTGCCGCAATCGTCGACGCTCTCTCTCTACGACACGGTCGGCCAGCATGAGCTGCAACCTTTCACGGTGGCGCCGCCGTCCATGATGCCCATGCAGCAGCCGCCCTTCCGGTTAAATAGCTCCAGGTACCTGGGCCCCGCGAGGGAGCTGCTCAGCGAGTTCTGCAACCTCGAAGGTGATGCCATGAACGGCGGCGCGATGATGCGAGCTCCGAAGCAGGACGGTGAAGTGGAGGCGTCGGCATGTGGCCCATGGGGCGCCAATCCGTCTGTGAGCTCCATGGATTACATGGCGCTCGAGAGGAGGAAGGCCAGGCTCCTGTCCATGATGGAGGAG GTGGACAGGTGCTACTGGCGATACCGTGAGAAAATGCGGGCGACAGAGATGTCATTCGAGGCTGTGGCCGGCGTGGGGGCAGCACAAGTGTACACGAAGATGGCGATGCGTGCCATGTCACGCCACTTCCGGTGCCTGAGGGATGCGCTCGTGGGGCAGATACGAACTTTGAAGAAGTCAATGGGGGAGAGCAGGGATGCCGACGGCATGTTGGTAGCACCGGGTGCATCAAAAGGGGACACGCCGAGGCTAAGGGTTGTGGACCAATGCCTGAGGCGGCAAAGGGCGTTCCAGCAATATGGTGGTGGTGCCGCCATTGAGAGCTGTCCGTGGCGGCCCCAGCGCGGCTTGCCAGAGCGCGCCGTCGCCGTCCTCCGCTCGTGGCTCTTCGAGCACTTCCTCCACCC GTATCCGAATGACGTAGACAAGCACATTCTGGCGCGCCAATCCGGGTTATCAAGAAGCCAG GTTTCCAACTGGTTCATCAATGCAAGGGTTAGGCTATGGAAGCCCATGATAGAGGAGATGTACGCGGAAGAAACCATACAACATGACGACGGTGGCACTAGCAGTGGCAGAGGCGAACCTGCTCCGACGGATCATCACAACAACAACTTGGCAGCATGCACGACGGTTACGATAACAGGAGATCAAAATTGCCATCGCCTTAGCGGCAGAAACAACCCTGGTGACTGCTTCATCCCATCCTCCCAGGTTGTGGACGGCGGGAAATTTCTCCATGGCTACCCAAGTTTGCGCAGTGATAGCGGCAGCGGCGTGGTGTCGCTTACCTTGGGACTCCAGCAGCAACAGGCGTTTGCTTCACCGGCGATGATCATGCAACAACAATCGTCGCTCATGATTGGAGCTGAGGGGGAAGACATGGTGCTACCGTACAGGAACCTCATGGGGTCTAAGCTGCCGCATGATTTCGTAGGCTAG